In one Umezawaea sp. Da 62-37 genomic region, the following are encoded:
- a CDS encoding IS3 family transposase (programmed frameshift), with protein sequence MVMKHYPPEFRAEAVALYRSRPGATIKSVAQDLGVNHETLRNWIRLDDAQSSEAPAAAGAAPVARASPEDENVALRKRIRELEEERDILRKAARYFAGGDALVNRFRFVSEHQRRHGVKRLCQVIGLARSSYYHWKATQPDRAARAADDADLAARIRVIHRESAGTYGVPRVTAELHDTGDRVNHKRVARVMREVGLAGVRLRRRHRTTLADPAAVKAPDLLGRDFTAQTPNARYVGDITYLPIADGTFLYLATVMDLCSRRLVGWAVADHMRVELVLDALHDARRTRGSLAGAVFHSDHGAQYGARAFVDACRTAGVTRSMGAVGSSADNAAAESLNASFKRETLQGAQSWDSAREARLAVFGWAHRYNTRRRHSHLGQKSPIDYENTLIPAPATLTHAA encoded by the exons ATGGTGATGAAGCACTACCCGCCCGAGTTTCGGGCCGAGGCGGTCGCGCTCTACCGGTCCCGGCCGGGTGCGACGATCAAGTCGGTGGCTCAGGACCTCGGGGTCAATCACGAGACGCTGCGCAACTGGATCCGGCTCGACGACGCGCAGAGCTCCGAGGCACCCGCCGCGGCCGGGGCGGCTCCAGTGGCCCGGGCCTCGCCGGAGGACGAGAACGTCGCGCTGCGCAAGCGGATCCGCGAACTCGAGGAGGAACGCGACATCCTGCGCAAGGCGGCCCGGTATTTCGCGG GGGGAGACGCGCTGGTGAACCGCTTCAGGTTCGTCTCCGAGCACCAACGCCGTCACGGCGTCAAGCGGTTGTGCCAGGTCATCGGCCTCGCCAGATCCAGCTACTACCACTGGAAAGCCACCCAACCCGACCGGGCCGCCCGCGCCGCGGACGACGCGGACCTGGCCGCCCGCATCCGCGTCATCCACCGCGAGTCGGCCGGTACCTACGGTGTCCCGCGCGTCACCGCCGAGCTGCACGACACCGGAGATCGCGTCAACCACAAGCGCGTGGCCCGGGTAATGCGGGAGGTCGGCCTGGCCGGGGTGCGGTTGCGCCGCCGGCACCGCACCACCCTCGCCGACCCGGCGGCGGTCAAGGCCCCGGACCTGCTCGGCCGCGACTTCACCGCGCAGACACCGAACGCCCGCTACGTCGGCGACATCACGTATCTGCCGATCGCCGACGGCACGTTCCTCTACCTGGCCACCGTGATGGACCTGTGCTCGCGCCGCCTGGTCGGCTGGGCCGTGGCCGACCACATGCGCGTCGAACTCGTCCTCGACGCCCTGCACGACGCCCGACGCACCAGAGGCAGCCTGGCCGGAGCCGTGTTCCACAGCGACCACGGGGCCCAATACGGCGCCCGAGCCTTCGTCGATGCCTGCCGGACCGCCGGGGTGACCCGTTCCATGGGCGCGGTCGGCAGTTCCGCCGACAACGCCGCCGCCGAAAGCCTCAACGCCTCCTTCAAACGCGAAACCCTCCAAGGCGCCCAGAGTTGGGACAGTGCAAGGGAAGCACGGTTGGCAGTATTCGGCTGGGCGCACCGCTACAACACCCGACGACGCCACTCCCACCTCGGCCAGAAGTCCCCGATCGACTACGAGAACACCCTCATTCCGGCACCGGCTACGCTGACCCACGCCGCATGA